DNA from Candidatus Methylomirabilota bacterium:
GACCACGCCACGCTGCTTCGCCGCGCGAGCGGCGGGGAGGAGCTGGCCGTTCTGCACGGTGTTGTTCCCCGCCCCGCTGTAGGAATGGGTGAGGATGTCGCCGGGGCGCAGGAGATCCAGGAGGTCGGCGAGATTGCCCGGCGCCGCCCCGATGTGGCACATCACCCGGGCCCACTTCCCCGCCTGCTCGGCGGCCCGGATCGCCCGACGGAGCGGCTCGAGGCCGTTCTGGCCGACCACGGAGTCCGTGATGCGCACCTTCACGCCCAGCACGAGGTCCGGGTTCTCCGCGACCGCCTTGGCCGCGCCGTCCACGTTCGCGTAGTCGATGTTGAGCATCTCGCCCGGCGCCAACCCGCCCGCCAGCCCGATGCTCGCGATGTGCACGAAGCCGTAGAGCCGCGTGCGCGACTGGGCCACCGCGAGATGCTTGAACGCGCCGAAGGTGTGCCAGCCGCAGTCGCCCGCCGACACCGCGGTGGTGGTGGCGGTGATCGGCACGAGCTCGTCGGCGGGAAGGCCGAGCCCCAGGTGGGGCACGAGATGCGTGTGCAGGTCCACGAGCCCGGGCGTCACGAGCTTCCCGGACGCGTCGATGCGCTGGACGGCGCGGTCGGGCGCGATGCTCGACGCGACGGCGGCGATCTGGCCGTAGCGGATCCCGACGTCCATGCGGCCCCGGAGCCGCTGGCTCGGGTCCAGCACCTCGCCGTTGGCGATCACGAGCTCGTACTTGAGCCCGGGATCGGCGGGATTGAAGCCGCGCGGCACCGGCGCGCCCTGGGCCACCTGCATGGGGACGGCGGCCCGCGCCGCGGCGTCCGCGGCCCCGGCGGCGCTCAGCGAGGCGCCGGCAGCGGTGCTGGCGGCGATGGAGGTGTTGCGAATGAAGTCTCGGCGGGACAGATCCACGGCGTCTCCCCCGACGTCGAGGCGCGCTGGGTGATCAGCGCCGAGGCGCGACCTTGACGGGCTTGGCGACCTTGCCCTTCTCGCCTTCCTTGATGAGCCCCTTCACCTCGTCCATGAACTGCGAGATGTCCTTGAACTGGCGGTAGACGGAGGCGAAGCGCACGTAGGCGACCTGGTCGAGCTTCTGGAGATGCTCCATGACCACCTCGCCCAGCTCCTTCGAGGTGATCTCCTTCTCGGCGCGCTCGTGGAGCTTGGCCTCGATCTCCGCCACCACGTCGTCCACCGCCTGCACGCCGACGGAGCGCTTCTCGCACGCCTTGAGGATCGAGCCGCGCAGCTTCTGGCGGTCGAACGGCTCGCGGCGGTTGTCGCGCTTCACCACGTGCGGGAGCACGTCCTCGATGTACTCGTAGGTGGTGTACCGCCGGTGGCACTTGAGACATTCGCGCCGGCGGCGGATGAACTCGCCGTCCCGGCCCACCCGGGAGTCCACCACGCGATCCTCGGTGTGCCCGCAGAAGGGACATTTCATGGGCGGAGCCGCTCCGGGTAGAGGGGGAACCGCGACGTGAGCGCCTGCACCTCCGTGCGTACCGCCGCTTCGGTGGCGGCGTCGCCGAGCGTGCCGAGCACGCGGTCGATGAATCCCGCGATCTGCGCCATCTCGGGCTCCTTCATGCCACGCGTGGTGACCGCCGGCGTGCCGATCCGGATGCCGCTGGTGACCATCGGTCCCTTGGTGTCGAAGGGGATGCCGTTCTTGTTCACCGTGATCCAGGCGCGGTCGAGCGCCTCCTGCGCATCCTTGCCGGTGACCCCCTTGGGCGTGAGGTCGACGAGAAGGAGATGGGTGTCGGTGCCCCCCGAGACGAGCCGGAAGCCCCGCGCGGCCATGGCCTCCGCGAGCGCCTTCGCGTTCTTCACGATCTGCCGCTGATAGGCGCGCCATGCCGGCGTCTGGGCCTCGCGGAAGGCCACCGCCTTCGCCGCGATCACGTGCATCAGCGGCCCGCCCTGTATGCCGGGCAGGACCACGCGGTCGAGGTCCTTGGCGTGCGCGGCTCGGCACATCACCATGCCGCCGCGCGGCCCGCGCAGCGTCTTGTGTGTGGTGGTCGTGACGAAGTCCGCGTAGGGCACGGGCGTGGGATGCAGGCCGGCCGCCACCAGCCCCGCGG
Protein-coding regions in this window:
- a CDS encoding amidohydrolase/deacetylase family metallohydrolase, with product MDLSRRDFIRNTSIAASTAAGASLSAAGAADAAARAAVPMQVAQGAPVPRGFNPADPGLKYELVIANGEVLDPSQRLRGRMDVGIRYGQIAAVASSIAPDRAVQRIDASGKLVTPGLVDLHTHLVPHLGLGLPADELVPITATTTAVSAGDCGWHTFGAFKHLAVAQSRTRLYGFVHIASIGLAGGLAPGEMLNIDYANVDGAAKAVAENPDLVLGVKVRITDSVVGQNGLEPLRRAIRAAEQAGKWARVMCHIGAAPGNLADLLDLLRPGDILTHSYSGAGNNTVQNGQLLPAARAAKQRGVVIDVGHGGGSFDFTVCEPAMQQGFTPDTISSDIHAVSINTPGYPTLPWVMSKFLALGMSLEDVVAKATVEPAKIIGKVPGLGTLQVGAPADVAIFDYVDGPVEFVDTRNNRRSGTKKLVPVLTVRAGRPYGRPPLPVPFVY
- the nrdR gene encoding transcriptional regulator NrdR gives rise to the protein MKCPFCGHTEDRVVDSRVGRDGEFIRRRRECLKCHRRYTTYEYIEDVLPHVVKRDNRREPFDRQKLRGSILKACEKRSVGVQAVDDVVAEIEAKLHERAEKEITSKELGEVVMEHLQKLDQVAYVRFASVYRQFKDISQFMDEVKGLIKEGEKGKVAKPVKVAPRR
- the glyA gene encoding serine hydroxymethyltransferase, giving the protein MSHLEQVDPEIAKAIRGETERQVRNLELIASENFVSEAVLEAVGSVLTNKYAEGYPGKRYYGGCEMVDVVEELAIARAKELFGAEHVNVQPHSGSQANMAVYMTLLKPGDVVLGPNLSHGGHLTAGSPMNFSGKLYTIVPYGVRTSDERIDMDQVRDLARQHRPKLIIAGGSAFPRAIEFKPFGQIAEDVGAAFMADIAHTAGLVAAGLHPTPVPYADFVTTTTHKTLRGPRGGMVMCRAAHAKDLDRVVLPGIQGGPLMHVIAAKAVAFREAQTPAWRAYQRQIVKNAKALAEAMAARGFRLVSGGTDTHLLLVDLTPKGVTGKDAQEALDRAWITVNKNGIPFDTKGPMVTSGIRIGTPAVTTRGMKEPEMAQIAGFIDRVLGTLGDAATEAAVRTEVQALTSRFPLYPERLRP